A portion of the Hoplias malabaricus isolate fHopMal1 chromosome 1, fHopMal1.hap1, whole genome shotgun sequence genome contains these proteins:
- the rpap1 gene encoding RNA polymerase II-associated protein 1, which yields MLRRPKSTDSESDLLQEQDRFLSSGAQAAVSVVKRPDKRRGDKPDGDSEDTQQSQKDVVTIPDLPDELPSLTPAPPKKSRFKKERVRFEDEDPEELLDRHDSHISAVLSRIVERDTSTVPVSFPAFTSTAFPKVLHRSTAEKQVTATGGRKSIFAQQIAAQNAKIGGGDLKNQPKIIMSGASGSSFAGPGSVDGPLLLSGQGLGPESAVETLKIHQENQVRLQNMSQSEILEEQQKLLAQLDPGLVEFVRSHKAKKTQASVHSTLQSETCTHQPGTEDKPPDRHCTEPELDSREVTMDVDEEEEPENVAQPPVTEKDLPIKPQKEWLHMDKLEPEKLEWMRDLPAPRRKSTKKAMQARFDFSGTVIPPSEDLPTHLGLHHHGDEPELAGYSLQELFLLSRSQLTQQRSLALNTLAHILSKASSGEYSSSLKGSVLAPLLDAGLLFLLRFSLDDNVEGVMSAAVNALRALLVSPDDEEIMDNMFPWLLGMATFPLLPSTQEEEDEDDAGLDEFMKETAKEKEQRKTDHDVAGVDVIKGLLKMQLLQRLRYILEVVRPAPHVVLNILEVLFRIARHSASAATQILDCPRLMETIMLEFLPCSWAPSTSSAPPSLYGFPVSTAMKLLRVLASAGRHACARILNSLGGRERLSRFLAAEPSELLLDQREAICCSTEALRLWAVAASYSQACNLYIDLYPTLVKALQATHRPSAPSESLLMLKLHQMKALLVLLTQVTHTAGCHQELQSALLNSQGTESLPPPPVTWSHVTGLQAIMIGLLKGCVRALDDPDQRTSTLSLLPSYLIYMGAFYSQLSVQNTFQPVQCLQELESLTSEVLLPLISHQAIRNMAEDLRSSSVICTTVLRAPGLEVIPSLPGLCCFRLKLNPSLVGPVSPLPLYTALFYLLDTITTIHRGLIKKFSCCLLSDSLLAYMQSCVGAMPSVSHSSAWILRHEHHLLYLLLRLAHRLVPVDQDVAKHASLFHQVALVLVSWLLPGSEYLAHELMSSMIFSHELFPEAASGGIEAAALEELELQEKTTSASGLGPLLRDALSHLPSIRGCYLTHLAHFEPAVQSSRDRHTGRNTWLSSQLLPELSGPSLPSDWPFLPLISLYERSGASEGGGLQVDSLPVGSLQSATHCLQWLLLLESWREQALKPVPPVAKLARLACVFLCSSDLFLERPVQDLTWALFRALTQPKRLLALDLGTPPPGLASFHDLYSALLTQYEAVSFGDMLFGCFILLPLQRRYSATMRLAVFGEHVGILRSLGVSLEQLPIPLENFTSPAEDSVPLLRLYFRALVTGALRRNWCPVLYVVAVAHLNAFIFSQDEVPQEVEATRRSLLKKTFYLTDEVLRSHLLLYCLPQQHSQLGFSTYEQLPSIRALRLHNVVGTEDHNNGDK from the exons ATGTTGCGGCGCCCCAAGTCCACAGACTCCGAGTCTGATCTTCTCCAAGAACAGGATAGGTTTCTGTCATCTGGAGCTCAAGCAGCGGTCAGTGTGGTAAAAAGGCCTGACAAACGCAGAGGAGACAAACCTGATGGGGACAGTGAGGACACTCAGCAGAGCCAGAAGGATGTGGTCACTATACCAG ATCTTCCTGACGAGCTCCCCAGTCTGACCCCTGCACCTCCTAAGAAATCCCGTTTCAAAAAGGAGCGAGTGCGATTTGAGGATGAAGACCCAGAAGAGCTGCTGGACAGACATGACTCGCATATCAGTGCTGTCCTCTCCCGGATTGTG GAAAGAGACACAAGTACAGTACCAGTGTCATTCCCCGCTTTCACAAGCACAGCTTTCCCCAAAGTCCTACATAGATCCACAGCAGAGAAGCAG GTAACAGCAACTGGAGGCAGAAAAAGTATTTTTGCACAACAGATCGCTGCACAGAACGCTAAGATTGGAGGTGGAGATTTAAAGAATCAGCCAAAGATCATCATGTCTGGGGCTTCTGGATCCAGTTTTGCTGGCCCAG GGTCTGTGGATGGCCCCTTACTGTTGTCGGGCCAGGGTCTAGGTCCAGAGAGTGCTGTGGAAACTCTCAAGATTCACCAGGAAAACCAGGTCAGGCTGCAGAACATGTCACAGAGTGAGATTCTGGAGGAACAGCAGAAGCTGTTGGCCCAGCTAG ATCCAGGACTGGTGGAATTTGTGAGATCGCATAAGGCTAAGAAAACCCAGGCATCAGTACACTCTACTCTCCAGAGTGAGACCTGTACTCACCAGCCTGGCACTGAAGATAAACCTCCAGACCGTCACTGCACAGAGCCAGAACTGGACTCTCGGGAGGTTACAATGGATGTGGATGAAGAGGAAGAGCCGGAAAATGTAGCTCAGCCTCCAGTCACTG aGAAGGACCTACCAATCAAGCCACAGAAGGAGTGGCTTCACATGGACAAGTTGGAGCCAGAGAAACTGGAATGGATGAGAGATTTGCCTGCTCCGAGGAGGAAGAGCACCAAAAAG GCTATGCAGGCCCGTTTTGACTTTTCTGGTACCGTTATCCCCCCCTCGGAAGATCTGCCCACTCATCTTGGCCTGCACCACCATGGAGATGAGCCAGAG CTGGCAGGCTACTCTTTGCAGGAGCTTTTCCTCCTCTCTCGTAGTCAGCTGACCCAGCAGCGGAGCCTGGCCCTCAACACTTTGGCTCACATCCTGTCAAAG GCTAGTTCTGGGGAATACTCCTCTTCTCTGAAAGGCAGTGTGTTGGCGCCCTTGCTGGATGCTGGTCTCCTCTTCCTACTGAGATTCTCTCTGGATGATAATGTGGAAGGCGTGATGTCAGCTGCTGTAAACGCTTTGCGAGCACTGCTAGTGTCTCCTGATGATGAG GAGATTATGGACAATATGTTCCCCTGGCTCCTTGGGATGGCAACCTTTCCTCTGCTGCCTTCCACtcaggaggaggaagatgaggacGATGCAGGTCTGGATGAGTTCATGAAAGAAACAGCtaaagagaaagagcagagaAAAACAGATCATGATGTTGCTGGAGTAGATGTTATCAAG GGATTGCTGAAGATGCAGCTTCTGCAGAGGCTGCGGTACATTCTGGAGGTTGTGCGGCCAGCCCCTCATGTTGTTCTTAATATTCTGGAGGTTTTGTTTAGAATTGCTCGTCACTCAGCCTCTGCAGCCACACAG ATACTTGATTGCCCTCGACTGATGGAAACTATAATGTTGGAATTCCTGCcctgctcctgggctccctccACTTCTTCAGCCCCACCTTCTTTATATGGGTTTCCAGTTTCCACTGCGATGAAGCTTCTACGAGTTTTGGCGAGTGCTGGAAGGCACGCCTGTGCTAGAATA CTGAACTCTTTAGGTGGGAGAGAGCGTCTGTCTCGGTTTTTGGCAGCAGAGCCTTCTGAGCTGCTGTTGGACCAGAGAGAAGCCATCTGCTGCAGTACGGAGGCACTCAGGCTCTGGGCAGTGGCTGCCAGCTACAGCCAGGCCTGCAACCTGTACAT AGATCTTTATCCCACGCTGGTGAAGGCATTGCAGGCTACACACAGGCCCAGTGCTccatctgagtctctcctgaTGTTGAAGCTCCACCAAATGAAAGCTCTGCTTGTGCTGCTTACTcaggtcacacacacagctggctGCCACCAGGAATTGCAGAGCGCTCTGCTCAA CTCCCAGGGCACAGAGAgtcttcctcctccaccagtGACATGGAGTCATGTGACCGGCTTGCAGGCCATTATGATTGGTTTACTGAAAGGCTGCGTAAGAGCACTGGATGACCCAGATCAAAGGACAAGCACCTTGAGCTTGCTGCCATCCTACCTGATCTACATGGGGGCGTTTTACTCACAGCTCAGTGTACAG AACACTTTCCAGCCTGTTCAGTGTTTACAGGAGCTGGAGTCCTTAACCTCAGAGGTGCTCCTTCCACTCATTTCCCATCAGGCCATACGCAACATGGCAGAGGATCTCAG GTCCAGCTCTGTTATCTGTACAACAGTGCTGAGAGCTCCTGGTTTGGAGGTCATCCCCAGCCTGCCAGGCTTGTGTTGCTTCAGGCTTAAGTTGAATCCTAGCCTTGTTGGACCTGtgtctcctctccctctctacaCTGCTCTCTTCTACCTGCTGGACACCATCACCACAATCCACAGAGGCTTAATCAAGAAA TTCAGCTGCTGCCTCCTCTCTGACTCGTTACTGGCATACATGCAGTCCTGCGTTGGAGCAATGCCTTCTGTATCTCACTCCAGTGCCTGGATACTACGCCATGAACACCACCTGCTGTATCTGCTCCTGAGACTGGCACATAGACTG GTTCCTGTTGACCAAGACGTGGCCAAACATGCTTCCCTGTTCCATCAAGTGGCTTTGGTTCTGGTGTCCTGGCTGCTGCCTGGAAGTGAATATCTGGCACATGAGCTCATGTCTAGTATGATCTTCAGTCATGAGCTCTTTCC GGAGGCTGCTAGCGGTGGAATTGAGGCAGCTGCGCTGGAAGAATTGGAGCTTCAGGAAAAGACCACTTCTGCATCTGGTCTTGGTCCTCTCCTCCGTGACGCCCTCAGTCACCTACCCTCCATCCGGGGCTGTTATCTCACCCACCTTGCCCACTTTGAGCCCGCTGTGCAGTCCTCCAGGGATCGACACACTGGCCGTAACACCTGGCTTTCCTCTCAGCTTCTTCCTGAGCTCTCTGGTCCTTCATTGCCCTCTGATTGGCCCTTCCTGCCCCTGATCAGCCTGTATGAACGGTCAGGAGCCTCTGAGGGCGGCGGGCTTCAGGTGGACTCACTCCCGGTTGGCTCTTTGCAGTCAGCCACACACTGCTTGCAGTGGCTACTGCTTCTGGAGAGCTGGAGAGAGCAAGCATTGAAGCCTGTGCCCCCTGTGGCTAAGCTCGCTCGCCTGGCCTGCGTGTTCCTCTGCTCCAGTGATCTCTTTCTTGAGAGGCCTGTTCAGGATCTGACCTGGGCACTGTTCAGAGCACTGACCCAGCCCAAAAGGCTGTTGGCCCTGGACCTGGGCACACCACCTCCTGGACTGGCCTCATTCCATGACTTATACTCAGCCCTGCTGACCCAGTATGAAGCAGTGTCATTCGGAGACATGCTCTTCGGCTGCTTCATTCTGCTGCCGCTGCAAAGACGCTACAGTGCCACCATGAGGCTGGCTGTATTCGGCGAGCATGTGGGAATACTGCGCTCTCTGGGGGTCTCACTAGAGCAG CTGCCAATTCCTCTGGAGAATTTTACCTCCCCAGCGGAGGATTCTGTGCCTCTGCTGAGGCTCTATTTCCGTGCACTGGTGACTGGAGCTCTGAGGAGGAACTGGTGTCCTGTGCTGTATGTGGTAGCTGTGGCCCACCTCAACGCCTTTATATTCTCACAAGATGAAGTACCACAG